The Obesumbacterium proteus DNA window TCTTGAATGTACTAATAACTCTACATTTTGTAACCCGCAATATGTAATAATCTCTCGTCAGGTTTAATACTTGAAGTATTGAGCTAGTAACATAAAGAAATTATGTCTCTTGCTAACTACACTTCATGGATGTGAGCAGCATTAAACGGATTTTTCTACGAGAATAGACATTTCTTAAATTATAAACCCATAACTTACGGAATGAACAAACGTGAGGTTTCATTGTTTGTTTCTATCTCTGATATTTTTTCTTTTCAAAGAAGCATATCGATACAATGAGAAATACCATTATCAGGCTGCAAGAAATGATTGTTCCGATGCTTATTTGCATCGTATTGCTGCCTTTATCGCGTGAATTATCGCCTATGGCGAACATTCAAGGGAACGCAATTTTTTTACTTTATCTTCCGTTGGCTTTAGCGATTTCAGTCGTCATGTTATTTGGCATGAAAGGGTTTGTCCCGCTGTTTATCGTTTATACTTTATATTATTCAACTTTAAATATCATGAGCTTGACCGAAGCGGTGGTGCTTTCACTGTGTTACGGAATACCACTGTGGGGAAGCTTTTGCGTCATGGATCGCGTGGTGGGCGTTCGTTGGCGCTATGATATTGACAGCATGAGTAGCCGCGCGTTGGGCATTCGTATGTTTGTCTTTGGGTTACTGTATCCGCTGGCCTGTAAAGGCATGATGCTGGCGTTCGGTTCCGTGCTAGACATGTCACCCGTCATGGAGCGTTATTTCTCGTATAAGCTAGATATGTTCGCGGTAGTTAACGTTGAGGCGCTGGTTTTATCTTCAATCGCAATAGCTCCTGCCTATTATTATACTTTGCGGATGTTGCTTAACCGAAGCTATGCAAGGAAATTTTTTAACCAATGTTTACGTGATGCTTTTTCAAGAGAAAAACATTGTGTAACGTTCATTTGGTTAGGGATTTTATTGGGCGCACTATTTGCTATTTGTTTTCCTGCTCAGGAAAACTTTAACGTAAGCTATTTTATTCCATTGTTATTTATTCTGTTTACCTATGGGATATTTAGGTTTGGCCATCGAGTTATTTTACTTATGTGGTCATTTACTACGCTTTTTTTATTTATCTTTAACTCAAATTTTTCTGTTGAGCTCAATAGTAGTTATCAGATTGCATTTTTATCAGCTTCATTAATTGCGTTCACAGTCTCAATTTTTTATATGGCCGTGATGTTTAAACGCAGCGAAGTGATGAAGCGGGTATATATGCATCTTGCTCGCATTGATCCGATGGTGGGGTTAGCAAATATCCGCTCTCTAAGCGTGTATATCGAAAGTCATCCAAAAGGTACGCTCTGTTTTCTTCGTTTAACCAATCTAGAAGCCTTGAGCCGCTACCATGGCATGATGATGCGGGTTGATACCAAAAGGCGCATTGCGGCGGTGATTAAGCCGTTGCTTAAACCGGGTGAAGATATCTATCAACTGCCTGGTTGCGAACTGCTGCTTTATCTGGATACGACGGATAACGTAAACCGTATTCATCGCATTCGTCAGAGCTTGTGCGATGCTGAATTAAGCTGGAATGATAATCCGGTGATGTTGCGCTATGGGATCGCTTATACCCAGTTTGATGCTAAGAAAGAGTCGCTGTATACCCGCGTGGGTAAGCTGCATCATCTTTCTGAGCGCGCTAGCCTTGAAAATGAGGTCATCAGCTTAGAGGAAAATGCGCAATCAATTAGAGAAGAAGTGAGCGAGCGAGTGGTGTGGCTGCGGAAAATTACGACGGCGTTGCATGAGAACCGTCTCGAGCTTTATGCGCAGCCGATCGTCCATTCCGGAGGAAAGAGTTATTACGAGATATTGGCACGTCTTCTGGATAACGGCGAAGTGATCCCTCCCAGTAAATTTATTCCGCTGATTTCTGAGTTTAATTTATGCGCGCAGTTTGATTTGCTCATGGTTGAAAATGTGGTGAAGCATATTAGCGAAGCGAAATTAGACACGAGCAATACCTGCTTCTCGGTTAATCTGATGCCGCTGACGTTGATGCAGCGTGATACTGCACCACGGATTATTGAAATCTTTGAGCATTACCACGTTCGGCCGGAAGCGATTATTTTTGAAATCACCGAAGAACAGCATCTTGTTAACGAGAATATCGAGCACTCAACGATCAAAGCGCTACGTGATTATCATTTCAAAATAGCTATTGATGACTTTGGTACCGGATTTTCTAACTATCAGCGTTTGAAGTCTTTAAATGCGGATGTCGTGAAAATTGATGGCGTGTTTGTTAAAGATATTGTCAATAATTCGCTCGACCAGCTGATCATTAAGTCGATTTGCGATATTGCTCGAGAAAAGAAACTGCAGGTCGTTGCTGAATATGTTGAGTCTCAAGAACAGCTGGAGATGCTACAGCAATTAGGCGTGCAGTATTTGCAGGGGTTCTTACTCGGAGAACCGAAACCGCTAAGTTCTTTCTAGCCTATAAATTTCCTAACTATTTGGCCGCTGGTTTCTCAGCGGCTTTTTCTTGTTTTAAAACCTGCTCAAGCTCTTGCAATTGCTCTGGAGATACCGCTGGATAGCTTTGTGCATCGGCCGCGACTTTATGTACTGCGGGAATAGGGATCATTGGGCCAAGGAAACGCGGTTCGCGCTTAAGGATATAGAGATCGGTTAACGCGCCCAGTCGAGCACCAATTTCCCTCACTCTTATCATCATCATATTTTTTGGCGACGGCACTGCCAAGCACTGAGCCTGTATACCCATGTGCAGCGCAATAAACAGAGCACGTTCACAGTGGAAACGTTGTGTGATGATGGTGAAGTCGTTGGTGTCGAAAACTTTGCGCGTGCGCACAATGGAATCCAGCGTTCTGAATCCTGCATAGTCGAGCACGATATCGCCGTTAGGCACACCGGCATTGATGAGGTCGCGGCGCATGGTGACCGGCTCGTTGTAGCTCTGAAGCGCATTGTCGCCGCTCAGCAATAGGTAATTCACTTTATTGCTGTTGTAGGCGTTAAGCGCGCCTTGTATGCGATAGCGGTAGTACTGATTGATGGTTCCAGTACTGACATATTTAGCCGTACCTAAAACCACGCCCACCTGACGATGCGGCAAATCCTGCACGTCTTCGTAAATATACGGCGCAGTTTTCCAGCTAATCCAGCGATCCAGACCAATAGCAGTCACCGCCAGTAAAATAGCGACGGTTAAAATGCCGTATATCAGTCGTCTCCACATGATGGTGCCTGCTGCGTCGGTTGTATTTATGGCTGGGTGTGCTTATGTCTACGAGGCTACTTTACCCGCTCAGGCGACGCAAGCAATCTGAGTGGGATTTTCCTAACTTGATGATTTTTTAGACGATGAGGGCACGAAATAAAAAATAAAGCGTGGTTGTTACACCACGCTTGGGAGATAACTCTCGTTGGATTTCACTCAGCGACTTTCACAAATGCTTAGAATGACGTTCGCTTGTAGATACGGTACTGAGGCTGCCAGAAGTTATTGTCGATCGCTTGTAATAACGCTTCGTCAGAGGTCAACACGGCCACGCCTTGTAGCTGTGCTTCTTTGGCTACTTGGAATGCAATGGAACGCGATACCTGTTGGATATCTTTAATATCAGGTAGCAGCGCGCCTGTACCTTGCTGTGCCAGCGGTGAGCAGTCGGCTAAGGCGCGACTCGCGGACATGAGCATGCCGTCGGTGACGCGTTTTGCTCCTGAGGCCAGAACACCGAGCCCAATACCTGGGAAGATGTATGAGTTATTACATTGCGCGATCGGGAAGATCTGATCTTTATAGCTTACCGGCCCGAACGGACTGCCGGTAGCGACCAACGCCGCGCCATCGGTCCAGTTAATAATGTCTTCTGGACGTGCTTCAACGCGTGACGTTGGGTTCGACAATGGCATAACGATTGGGCGCGCGCAGTGGCTGTGCATTTCGCGAATGATTTCTTCGGTAAACAAGCCTGGCTGACCCGAAACGCCGATGAGAACGGTAGGTTTCGCGTTACGCACCACTTCCATCAGTGAAATTGCATCGCTTTCTACTTTCCAGTTTGCTAGTGATGTGCTTTTTTGCACCAGCTTGCTTTGGAACTCGAGCAGGTTTGGCAGTTTGTCTGTGAGCAAGCCAAAGCGATCGACCATAAAGACGCGCTGGCGTGCTTCTTCATCGCTCAGGCCTTCAGATTTCATCTGGGCAATGATTTGTTCGGCGATACCACAACCGGCAGAACCTGCGCCTAAGAACGTAATCGTTTGATCGCGCAGCTGGCTTCCGGCCGCACGGCTGGCGGCAATCAGACTACCCAGCGTAACGGCCGCGGTGCCTTGAATATCATCGTTGAAACAGCACAGCTCATCACGATAACGGTTAAGCAGCGGGGTGGCGTTTTTCTGGGCGAAATCTTCAAACTGCAATAGCACATTTGGCCAGCGGCGTTTCACGGCCTGAATGAACTCGTCAACGAAGGCATAATATTCATCACCGGAAATGCGTGGGTGACGCCATCCCATATACAGCGGATCGTTCAAGCGCTGTGGATTATTGGTGCCCACATCTAACACCACCGGCAGCGTATAGGCCGGGCTGATGCCGCCGCAGGCTGTGTACAGTGATAACTTACCGATAGGTATCCCCATGCCGCCGATGCCCTGATCGCCTAGACCCAAGATGCGTTCACCGTCGGTCACGACGATAACTTTTACGTTTTGCTTGGTGGCGTTTTGCAGCATGTCGTCGATGCGGTCGCGGTTCGGATAGGAGATGAACAGGCCACGGGCGCGACGGTAAATATCAGAGAAATGCTCACAGGCTTCGCCGACCGTCGGGGTGTAAATGATTGGCATCATTTCACTCAGATGGGCATCGAGCATGCGATAGAACAGGGTTTCGTTGGTATCTTGGATATTGCGCAGGTAAATATGTTTATCGTTATCGGTTTTGAAATCCAGATACTGGCGGTAGGCGCGCTCGGTTTGTTCTTCAATCGTTTCAACGGCTTCAGGCAGCAGGCCGTGTAGGTTGAAGTTGCTGCGTTCTTCTTCGCTAAAGGCGCTGCCTTTATTTAGCAGGGGGAATTCCAGCAGGATCGGGCCTGCGTAGGGGATGTACAACGGACGTTTACTTTCGTATTCCAGTTCCATGGGTAGCACTCTTTATGTCGGGCGGTATACCCATCATACTTCAAGCTGCATTTTTGTTGGCTGTGCTCACTCACCCGAATCACTTACTTGGGTAAGCTCATCGGGGTTCGCTCACTTGCCGCCTCAATGCAACTCGAATTATTTTGGGTATAGTAATCAGATTATCAGAGATTTTAATGCGTCATCCCAGCGATCCTAAGAGATACTAATAAGTTGTTCAATGCTTGTTATAGAAAGATGACATTTAGCAGGGAAAGTGCGAGCTAAGTAACACTTTTTTACAGGATTTGGCGAGGAATGGGAGCGCAGAGCCGAATGACCCTGCGTTAAAAACAGCTTAAATCTGAACCTGTTCTACCTGAGTGCAGCCTAACGCATGCAGCGTTGCTTGGGTTGCATCCCATTGAGAGAACACGGCGTCTTCTGTTTCAACCAAGACAGCACGGCGAGTACGCAGCACATCTTTGCCTGAAACGTTCATCAGAATCAGCGCAGCCTGTAACGGCGGCAAGCTTGGGTTAAAGGCCGCATTTTCAGCATAGCGTCCGCTATAAACACTACCGTCCTCGGCTTCCAGCGCCACGCCGCTATAGGCATGGCTGTAAGGCGCATGGCTGCGGTTGGCAGCGTCTAACGCTGCTAATGTTAATTCGTCCGCATTAGCCAAGCTGAGGTTATGGTTTTCTTCATCCATCAGCAGGGTTTTGATTTCAAGATCGCGTGGGCCAAAGGCGTCAGGCAGATAATCACCCAGCGTGGCGGCTTGACGTCCTGGTAAGTTAATCGCCAGTTTGATGCCGGTATTCAGCTCATTCATAAACTGTCGGCAGTGGCCACAGGGGGTGTAGTTAACCGTGATGGAAGTCAGTGCTTTTTCGCCGCGCAGCCATGCGTGTGTTACCGCGCACTGTTCTGCGTGGATGGTTTGCTGCATCGGCGCGCCCAGAAACTCCATGTTGGCACCGAAGTACAGGTTGCCGCTAACACCGCGCGCAACGGCACCAACGTAAAATTTGGAGATGGGTGCCAGTGAGCATGCGGCGGCCATAGGAAGCAGGGCAAATGCTAATTCGCGGTCGCTCATGCCGGTAGCCTGTTTCAGACTTTCGACTTGAGAAGCGGTAATCACCGCGTGGAAATCAGCATCATTGAGAATCGGTGAGAGCGCCGCCTGCAAAGCGGCTGGCAGTTGGCTGAATGCCGCGTCGTATCGTGCGTGCATGGGGGAGCCTCTTAGTTAGTTACGGGGGAGTATTCTAGGCAACCGATTGGCTTTATTATGTGACTATTATCACTATTTTGATGTAATCAATGTAACAAATGAAAGAAGTGTGAGATGTATCGCGGGTATTTGTGACTTTTGTTTCTTTCTGTCTCCCCGATGAGGGGAGACAGAAGGCAGGCTTAGCTAAATAAGTGCAACAACACTGGGAAGAGGAATGGCGCGAGCAGCGAAGTGATAATCCCGCAGATAACCAGAGCCAATGAGCTGAATGCACCTTCCTGAAAGTCCATCTCAGCGCAGCGTGCGGTGCCAAGGGCATGCGAGGCGGTGCCCATCGCCAAACCGCGCGAGGCCTTGGTACTAATTTTCATCAAGTTCAAAAGAGTATGGCCAAATACAGCCCCCAAAATCCCAACGAAAATAACGCATACCGCACTGATGGCAGGAATACCACCAATCGACTGTGCAACGGCCATCGCAATCGGTGTGGTCACAGATTTCGGCATCACCGAAGCGGCGATTTCTGGCGACGCGCCCATCCACAGCGCAATCGCGGTACCTGAAATCATGGCAGTGGCGCTACCGATAAAACAGATAGTGATAATGGATTTCCAGCGTGCTCGGATCTGGTGGATCTGTTCATACAGTGGAAATGCCAATGCGACCACGGCGGGTTGTAGCAAACTGTTCAGCGTTGAACTGCCCGCAAAATAATGCTCGTAAGGAATTTTGAGCAGCAGTAGCAAAGGAATAATAATTA harbors:
- a CDS encoding EAL domain-containing protein, producing MRNTIIRLQEMIVPMLICIVLLPLSRELSPMANIQGNAIFLLYLPLALAISVVMLFGMKGFVPLFIVYTLYYSTLNIMSLTEAVVLSLCYGIPLWGSFCVMDRVVGVRWRYDIDSMSSRALGIRMFVFGLLYPLACKGMMLAFGSVLDMSPVMERYFSYKLDMFAVVNVEALVLSSIAIAPAYYYTLRMLLNRSYARKFFNQCLRDAFSREKHCVTFIWLGILLGALFAICFPAQENFNVSYFIPLLFILFTYGIFRFGHRVILLMWSFTTLFLFIFNSNFSVELNSSYQIAFLSASLIAFTVSIFYMAVMFKRSEVMKRVYMHLARIDPMVGLANIRSLSVYIESHPKGTLCFLRLTNLEALSRYHGMMMRVDTKRRIAAVIKPLLKPGEDIYQLPGCELLLYLDTTDNVNRIHRIRQSLCDAELSWNDNPVMLRYGIAYTQFDAKKESLYTRVGKLHHLSERASLENEVISLEENAQSIREEVSERVVWLRKITTALHENRLELYAQPIVHSGGKSYYEILARLLDNGEVIPPSKFIPLISEFNLCAQFDLLMVENVVKHISEAKLDTSNTCFSVNLMPLTLMQRDTAPRIIEIFEHYHVRPEAIIFEITEEQHLVNENIEHSTIKALRDYHFKIAIDDFGTGFSNYQRLKSLNADVVKIDGVFVKDIVNNSLDQLIIKSICDIAREKKLQVVAEYVESQEQLEMLQQLGVQYLQGFLLGEPKPLSSF
- the sanA gene encoding outer membrane permeability protein SanA codes for the protein MWRRLIYGILTVAILLAVTAIGLDRWISWKTAPYIYEDVQDLPHRQVGVVLGTAKYVSTGTINQYYRYRIQGALNAYNSNKVNYLLLSGDNALQSYNEPVTMRRDLINAGVPNGDIVLDYAGFRTLDSIVRTRKVFDTNDFTIITQRFHCERALFIALHMGIQAQCLAVPSPKNMMMIRVREIGARLGALTDLYILKREPRFLGPMIPIPAVHKVAADAQSYPAVSPEQLQELEQVLKQEKAAEKPAAK
- a CDS encoding NAD-dependent malic enzyme gives rise to the protein MELEYESKRPLYIPYAGPILLEFPLLNKGSAFSEEERSNFNLHGLLPEAVETIEEQTERAYRQYLDFKTDNDKHIYLRNIQDTNETLFYRMLDAHLSEMMPIIYTPTVGEACEHFSDIYRRARGLFISYPNRDRIDDMLQNATKQNVKVIVVTDGERILGLGDQGIGGMGIPIGKLSLYTACGGISPAYTLPVVLDVGTNNPQRLNDPLYMGWRHPRISGDEYYAFVDEFIQAVKRRWPNVLLQFEDFAQKNATPLLNRYRDELCCFNDDIQGTAAVTLGSLIAASRAAGSQLRDQTITFLGAGSAGCGIAEQIIAQMKSEGLSDEEARQRVFMVDRFGLLTDKLPNLLEFQSKLVQKSTSLANWKVESDAISLMEVVRNAKPTVLIGVSGQPGLFTEEIIREMHSHCARPIVMPLSNPTSRVEARPEDIINWTDGAALVATGSPFGPVSYKDQIFPIAQCNNSYIFPGIGLGVLASGAKRVTDGMLMSASRALADCSPLAQQGTGALLPDIKDIQQVSRSIAFQVAKEAQLQGVAVLTSDEALLQAIDNNFWQPQYRIYKRTSF
- the cdd gene encoding cytidine deaminase; protein product: MHARYDAAFSQLPAALQAALSPILNDADFHAVITASQVESLKQATGMSDRELAFALLPMAAACSLAPISKFYVGAVARGVSGNLYFGANMEFLGAPMQQTIHAEQCAVTHAWLRGEKALTSITVNYTPCGHCRQFMNELNTGIKLAINLPGRQAATLGDYLPDAFGPRDLEIKTLLMDEENHNLSLANADELTLAALDAANRSHAPYSHAYSGVALEAEDGSVYSGRYAENAAFNPSLPPLQAALILMNVSGKDVLRTRRAVLVETEDAVFSQWDATQATLHALGCTQVEQVQI
- a CDS encoding CidB/LrgB family autolysis modulator; the encoded protein is MAYIWWSLPLTLLVFFGARRIAQKLNMPLLNPLLVSMVIIIPLLLLLKIPYEHYFAGSSTLNSLLQPAVVALAFPLYEQIHQIRARWKSIITICFIGSATAMISGTAIALWMGASPEIAASVMPKSVTTPIAMAVAQSIGGIPAISAVCVIFVGILGAVFGHTLLNLMKISTKASRGLAMGTASHALGTARCAEMDFQEGAFSSLALVICGIITSLLAPFLFPVLLHLFS